One Dasypus novemcinctus isolate mDasNov1 chromosome 1, mDasNov1.1.hap2, whole genome shotgun sequence genomic window carries:
- the HGFAC gene encoding LOW QUALITY PROTEIN: hepatocyte growth factor activator (The sequence of the model RefSeq protein was modified relative to this genomic sequence to represent the inferred CDS: deleted 3 bases in 3 codons) has protein sequence MGWLGPVPSPCPPPGPHLLLLLLLAAPRGAQSQAGGVSPQPHAARGPTQVKGPAGPRAAARAGTPAGQGTSRNLQGSAPTVTPATLGTPRDPGDPRHPQPRSLQGPGGGSPPWTGSPTSNPEGQVLTEDGRPCSFPFRYGGRMHHTCTAEGSAHRKWCATTHNYDRDRAWGYCSAGATVWEGTGTLDPCASGPCLHGGSCSHAPGHAAYHCACPAAFTGKDCGSEKCFDETRYEYLERGERWARVRQGGLEQCQCAGGRARCASARHTACLSDPCLNGGSCLLVVATGSTVCACPPGFAGRLCNIGPAEPLLRGELGSDYPRVASTAASGLACLPWDSDLLYQELHVDSVGAAALLGLGPHAYCRNPDVDQRPWCYVVKDNTLSWEYCRLPACEALTRRPPLATAVLLALPEPAAAGPRSCGRRHKKRTFLRPRIIGGSSALPGSHPWLAALYIGDSFCAGALVHTCWVVSAAHCFATSPRRESVSVVLGQHFFNRTTDVTQVFGIEKYIPYPLYSVFSPRNHDLVLIRLKKKGERCAVRSQFVQPICLPEPGSTFPTGHKCQIAGWGHVDENLEGYASSLREALVPLVADHKCSSPEVYGADISPSMLCAGYFDCKSDACQGDSGGPLACEKNGVAYLYGVISWGDGCGRLNKPGVYTRVANYVDWINDRIWPPKRPAAPA, from the exons ATGGGGTGGCTGGGCCCggtccccagcccctgccccccgccgGGGCCgcacctgctgctgctgctgctgctggcggcTCCTCGCGGGGCCCAGTCCCAGGCCGGCGGGGTGAGCCCCCAGCCCCACGCTGCCCGCGGCCCCACTCAGGTCAAAGGCCCCGCGGGTCCTCGGGCGGCGGCCAGAGCAGGCACCCCAGCCGGGCAAGG AACCTCACGGAACCTCCAGGGCTCAGCGCCCACGGTGACCCCTGCAACCCTGGGGACTCCCCGCGACCCCGGGGacccccgccacccccagccACGCTCTCTCCAGGGCCCGGGGGGAGGGTCCCCACCCTGGACTGGCTCTCCCACCAGCAACCCAGAGGGCCAAG TGCTCACCGAGGACGGGCGGCCCTGCAGCTTCCCCTTCCGCTACGGCGGCCGCATGCACCACACCTGCACCGCGGAGGGCAGTGCCCACAGGAAGTG GTGCGCCACGACGCACAACTACGACCGTGACCGGGCCTGGGGCTACTGCTCGGCGGGCGCCACAGTCTGGGAGGGCACAG GTACTCTCGACCCCTGCGCCTCCGGGCCCTGCCTCCACGGGGGCTCCTGCTCCCACGCCCCGGGCCACGCGGCCTACCACTGCGCCTGCCCCGCGGCCTTCACCGGCAAGGACTGCGGCTCGG AGAAGTGCTTCGACGAGACCCGCTACGAGTACTTGGAG AGGGGCGAGCGCTGGGCCCGAGTGCGCCAGGGCGGGCTGGAGCAGTGCCAATGCGCGGGGGGCCGCGCGCGCTGTGCGAGCGCCCGCCACACAG CGTGTCTGAGCGACCCGTGCCTCAACGGGGGCTCCTGCCTGCTGGTGGTGGCCACGGGCTCCACCGTGTGCGCCTGCCCGCCGGGCTTCGCGGGGCGCCTCTGCAACATCG GTCCCGCCGAGCCGCTGCTTCGTGGGGAACTCGGCTCCGACTACCCGCGCGTGGCCAGCACGGCGGCCTCGGGCCTCGCCTGCCTGCCCTGGGACTCGGACCTGCTCTACCAGGAGCTGCACGTGGACTCGGTGGGCGCCGCCGCGCTGCTGGGCCTGGGCCCGCACGCCTACTGCCG GAACCCCGACGTGGACCAGCGGCCCTGGTGCTACGTGGTGAAGGACAACACGCTGTCCTGGGAGTACTGCCGCCTGCCGGCCTGCG AAGCGCTGACCAGGCGG CCGCCCCTGGCCACCGCCGTCCTGCTGGCCCTGCCTGAGCCCGCGGCCGCCGGGCCACGCTCCTGTGGCAGGAGGCACAAGAAGCGCACGTTCCTGCGGCCCCGCATCATCGGCGGCTCCTCCGCCCTGCCCGGCTCCCACCCCTGGCTGGCCGCCCTCTACATTGGGGACAGCTTCTGCGCAGGCGCCCTGGTGCACACCTGCTGGGTGGTGTCCGCCGCCCACTGCTTCGCCACCAG CCCCCGCAGGGAGAGCGTCTCGGTGGTGCTCGGCCAGCACTTCTTCAACCGC ACGACGGACGTGACGCAGGTGTTCGGCATCGAGAAGTACATCCCGTACCCCCTGTACTCGGTGTTCAGCCCCCGCAACCACGACCTCG TCCTGATCCGGCTGAAGAAGAAGGGGGAGCGCTGCGCCGTCCGCTCCCAGTTTGTCCAGCCCATCTGCCTGCCCGAGCCTGGCAGCACCTTTCCCACTGGACACAAGTGCCAGATCGCAGGCTGGGGCCACGTGGACGAGA ACCTGGAAGGCTACGCCAGCTCCCTGCGGGAGGCCCTCGTCCCGCTCGTGGCTGACCACAAGTGCAGCAGCCCCGAGGTGTACGGCGCGGACATCAGCCCCAGCATGCTGTGCGCCGGCTACTTTGACTGCAAGTCGGACGCCTGCCAG